In the genome of Actinomadura graeca, one region contains:
- a CDS encoding aldehyde dehydrogenase family protein codes for MNVTPFWLAGRAETGDGELTVTHPYDGRVVGTAAVPSPGQVEEALAAAHAVRAEAAALPLHVRAEALAHVSARLAERAEEVARLITGENGKPLLWARGEVNRAISTFRFAAEETRRFSGTTQRLDTDPAATGRMAYISRVPKGPVLGISPFNFPLNLAAHKIAPAIAVGAPIVLKPAPATPLSALLLGELLAETGLPAGMFSILTVPNDRAGGLVDDPRLPIVSFTGSVPVGWAINDQVPRKHVTLELGGNGAAVVLPDADLDWAAQRIGLFSNYQAGQSCIAVQRVYVDRSVYEAFLPKLVDTVGGLVTGDPWDDKTQVGPLVSEDAAERVEAWVDEAVSAGARILAGGTREGAAYAPTVLADVPADAKVSREEIFGPVMTVQPVDGVDEAFALVNDSKFGLQAGVFTRDLDIAFRAHRELEVGGVVIGDVPSYRADQMPYGGVKDSGVGREGLRSAMADYTEEKVLILTGLPL; via the coding sequence CGAGACCGGTGACGGCGAGCTGACCGTGACGCACCCCTACGACGGCCGGGTGGTCGGGACCGCCGCGGTGCCGTCCCCCGGGCAGGTGGAGGAGGCGCTCGCCGCGGCCCACGCGGTCCGCGCCGAGGCCGCGGCGCTGCCCCTGCACGTGCGGGCCGAGGCGCTCGCGCACGTGTCGGCGCGGCTGGCCGAGCGCGCCGAGGAGGTCGCCCGGCTGATCACCGGTGAGAACGGCAAGCCGCTGCTGTGGGCGCGCGGCGAGGTGAACCGCGCGATCTCCACGTTCCGGTTCGCCGCGGAGGAGACCCGCCGCTTCAGCGGCACCACGCAGCGGCTCGACACCGACCCGGCCGCCACGGGGCGGATGGCCTACATCTCCCGCGTGCCGAAGGGCCCGGTGCTCGGGATCTCCCCGTTCAACTTCCCGCTCAACCTGGCCGCGCACAAGATCGCGCCCGCCATCGCGGTCGGCGCGCCCATCGTGCTGAAGCCCGCCCCGGCCACCCCCCTGTCGGCCCTGCTGCTCGGGGAGCTACTCGCCGAGACCGGCCTGCCCGCCGGGATGTTCTCGATCCTGACCGTCCCGAACGACCGCGCCGGCGGCCTCGTGGACGACCCGCGCCTGCCGATCGTGTCGTTCACCGGCTCCGTCCCGGTCGGCTGGGCGATCAACGACCAGGTCCCACGCAAGCACGTCACGCTGGAGCTCGGCGGGAACGGCGCCGCGGTCGTCCTCCCGGACGCCGACCTCGACTGGGCCGCGCAGCGCATCGGCCTGTTCTCCAACTACCAGGCCGGGCAGAGCTGCATCGCCGTCCAGCGCGTCTACGTCGACCGGTCGGTGTACGAGGCGTTCCTGCCCAAGCTGGTCGACACAGTCGGCGGGCTCGTCACCGGCGACCCCTGGGACGACAAGACGCAGGTCGGCCCGCTCGTCAGCGAGGACGCGGCCGAGCGCGTCGAGGCGTGGGTGGACGAGGCGGTCTCCGCCGGGGCGAGGATCCTGGCGGGCGGCACCCGCGAGGGCGCGGCCTACGCCCCCACCGTCCTCGCCGACGTCCCCGCCGACGCCAAGGTGTCCCGCGAGGAGATCTTCGGCCCGGTCATGACCGTCCAGCCCGTCGACGGGGTGGACGAGGCGTTCGCGCTGGTCAACGACTCCAAGTTCGGGCTCCAGGCCGGTGTGTTCACCCGCGACCTCGACATCGCCTTCCGCGCCCACCGCGAGCTCGAGGTGGGCGGCGTGGTGATCGGCGACGTCCCGTCCTACCGCGCCGACCAGATGCCCTACGGCGGCGTCAAGGACTCGGGCGTCGGGCGCGAGGGCCTCCGGTCGGCCATGGCCGACTACACCGAGGAGAAGGTCCTGATCCTCACGGGCCTGCCCCTCTGA
- a CDS encoding cytochrome P450, producing the protein MSADTLAVDLSDPDNFLDGETPWRMFETLRRNRPVHWNPESDGGAGFWSLTRHADIVAADRDQATFTSEKFVNLEEVDERQAAIRRSMLETDGPRHLALRRLLAREFTPRSVAGYATFLRGLTARTLDSALAKGTFDFVKEVAADFPINVLARMLDVPDDDTGRLIDWGNRIIANTDPDYADVLLHSAESERYRDLPFRSPASLEVFEYGRELAARRRGGAGTDLVSRLVNETPRDGEALTERDFDNYFLLLVVAGNETTRHAITHSMRALIDHPGQAARLRDDPDLMPTAVEEFLRWASPVYHFRRTATRDTEVGGTAIREGDKVVLWFASGNRDEDVFTDPHRFDVARTPNDHITFGKGGPHFCMGAALARLEMRIMFEELLPRLAGIRYAGEPRRVRSNFVNGIKEMPVTVTLA; encoded by the coding sequence TTGTCCGCCGACACCCTCGCCGTCGACCTGTCCGACCCCGACAACTTCCTCGACGGCGAGACGCCCTGGCGGATGTTCGAGACGCTGCGCCGGAACCGGCCCGTCCACTGGAACCCCGAGTCCGACGGCGGCGCCGGCTTCTGGTCGCTCACCCGGCACGCCGACATCGTGGCCGCCGACCGCGACCAGGCCACCTTCACCTCCGAGAAATTCGTGAACCTGGAGGAGGTGGACGAGCGGCAGGCGGCCATCCGCCGCTCGATGCTGGAGACCGACGGCCCCCGCCACCTGGCGCTCCGCCGCCTCCTGGCCCGCGAGTTCACCCCGCGCTCGGTGGCGGGCTACGCGACGTTCCTGCGCGGCCTCACCGCGCGGACCCTCGACTCGGCGCTCGCCAAAGGCACCTTCGACTTCGTCAAGGAGGTCGCCGCCGACTTCCCGATCAACGTCCTGGCCCGCATGCTGGACGTCCCGGACGACGACACCGGGCGGCTCATCGACTGGGGCAACCGGATCATCGCCAACACCGACCCCGACTACGCCGACGTCCTGCTGCACAGCGCCGAGAGCGAGCGCTACCGCGACCTGCCGTTCCGCAGCCCCGCGTCGCTGGAGGTCTTCGAGTACGGCCGCGAGCTCGCCGCCCGCCGCCGCGGCGGCGCGGGCACCGACCTCGTCAGCCGCCTGGTCAACGAGACGCCGCGGGACGGCGAGGCGCTCACCGAGCGCGACTTCGACAACTACTTCCTGCTGCTGGTCGTCGCGGGCAACGAGACGACCCGGCACGCCATCACCCACAGCATGCGCGCGCTGATCGACCACCCCGGGCAGGCCGCGCGCCTGCGCGACGACCCGGACCTGATGCCCACGGCCGTCGAGGAGTTCCTGCGCTGGGCGTCGCCGGTCTACCACTTCCGGCGCACCGCGACCCGCGACACCGAGGTGGGCGGCACCGCGATCCGCGAGGGCGACAAGGTCGTGCTGTGGTTCGCGTCCGGCAACCGCGACGAGGACGTCTTCACCGACCCGCACCGCTTCGACGTCGCCCGCACCCCGAACGACCACATCACCTTCGGCAAGGGCGGCCCCCACTTCTGCATGGGCGCCGCGCTCGCCCGCCTGGAGATGCGGATCATGTTCGAGGAGCTGCTGCCGCGCCTGGCCGGCATCCGCTACGCGGGCGAGCCGCGCCGCGTCCGCTCCAACTTCGTCAACGGCATCAAAGAGATGCCGGTGACCGTGACCCTCGCCTGA
- a CDS encoding glutamine synthetase family protein: protein MSRQDPSVQDVVERLIADGIDIVRVGYTDLLGTERARDVLVERLPSVMEHGLSFCRAIYHTTPMGDTVEVAGGLDAGLPDICVRPDLSTLAPVPWETGVASCLGDAFEPDGAEPCPEAPREVLRRAIARLSELDLDPVTGPELEYYLCEPDASSPSGWRRYGDAPGNVYTAGRKGDPEGHLLRTLRHLRDLRLGVTMGNHEFGGGQFEINLDHSAALDAADRAFRFKSAVQEIARGDGLLATFMAKPFNDEGGSGFHVHLSCLDGDGRNVFQGEGPDGLSETAHQAIAGVLEHAPALAALFNPTINSYKRFGPDTLAPWLIDWGLDNRSAMVRIPPERGAASRLEVRLGDASANPYLGIAGLLAAVYLGIRDKLACPPPLEGYGYDTAKAPVLPGDLPTALDALAADTALVEVLGEPFVSAFLTYKRDEVARFGRHVTDWEFREYSYHL, encoded by the coding sequence GTGAGCCGACAGGACCCCTCAGTCCAGGACGTGGTGGAGCGGCTGATCGCCGACGGCATCGACATCGTCCGGGTCGGCTACACCGACCTGCTGGGCACCGAGCGCGCGCGTGACGTGCTGGTCGAGCGGCTGCCCTCGGTGATGGAGCACGGGCTGTCCTTCTGCCGGGCGATTTACCACACGACCCCGATGGGCGACACCGTCGAGGTCGCGGGCGGCCTCGACGCGGGACTGCCGGACATCTGCGTCCGCCCCGACCTGTCCACGCTGGCGCCCGTCCCGTGGGAGACCGGCGTCGCGTCCTGCCTCGGCGACGCCTTCGAGCCCGACGGCGCCGAGCCCTGTCCCGAGGCGCCGCGCGAGGTCCTGCGCCGCGCCATCGCCCGGCTGTCCGAGCTCGACCTCGACCCGGTCACCGGGCCCGAGCTGGAGTACTACCTCTGCGAGCCCGACGCGTCCTCGCCCTCCGGCTGGCGCCGCTACGGGGACGCGCCCGGCAACGTCTACACCGCAGGCCGCAAGGGCGACCCCGAGGGCCACCTCCTGCGCACCCTCCGCCACCTGCGCGACCTCCGCCTCGGCGTGACGATGGGCAACCACGAGTTCGGCGGCGGCCAGTTCGAGATCAACCTCGACCACTCCGCCGCCCTCGACGCCGCCGACCGCGCGTTCCGGTTCAAGTCCGCCGTCCAGGAGATCGCCCGGGGGGACGGGCTGCTCGCCACGTTCATGGCCAAGCCGTTCAACGACGAGGGCGGCTCCGGCTTCCACGTCCACCTGTCCTGCCTGGACGGCGACGGCCGCAACGTCTTCCAGGGCGAGGGGCCCGACGGGCTGTCGGAGACCGCGCACCAGGCCATCGCCGGGGTGCTGGAGCACGCGCCCGCCCTCGCCGCGCTGTTCAACCCGACGATCAACTCCTACAAGCGGTTCGGGCCCGACACCCTCGCCCCCTGGCTGATCGACTGGGGGCTGGACAACCGCAGCGCCATGGTCCGCATCCCGCCCGAGCGCGGCGCCGCGTCCCGCCTGGAGGTCCGGCTCGGGGACGCCTCCGCCAACCCCTACCTCGGCATCGCCGGCCTCCTCGCCGCCGTCTACCTCGGGATCCGCGACAAGCTGGCCTGCCCGCCGCCGCTGGAGGGCTACGGCTACGACACCGCGAAGGCGCCCGTCCTGCCCGGCGACCTGCCCACCGCGCTGGACGCGCTCGCCGCCGACACCGCGCTTGTGGAGGTGCTCGGCGAGCCCTTCGTGTCCGCCTTCCTGACCTACAAGCGGGACGAGGTCGCCCGCTTCGGCAGGCACGTCACCGACTGGGAGTTCCGCGAGTACTCCTACCACCTGTGA
- a CDS encoding acetoacetate decarboxylase family protein: MAPVRGFLHPKTATGRSSLIPSPPWHYSGDLLTVEYRTDPARVAELLPAPLSPAPDDPGAVAIIWADWQSCSESAEELLDPVRAQYKECFVVVRCSFEGRTYSRCVYIWVDKDFAIARGLHQGYPKKLGSIHQTRPHPYGRGAPRIAEGGRFGATLAAADRRLAEAVVTLRAPSETNGFVNGHPMAHHRFLPSIEPGGAPALDELIESGAAGFEAGPAWTGEAELRLFDSPTEELSRLEIVEPIGAYYRQVGVVWNGGRRLA, encoded by the coding sequence GTGGCACCCGTCCGAGGTTTCCTGCACCCCAAGACCGCGACAGGGCGGTCGTCGCTGATCCCGAGCCCGCCGTGGCACTACTCGGGCGACCTGCTCACCGTCGAGTACCGCACCGACCCCGCGCGCGTGGCCGAGCTGCTGCCCGCCCCCCTGTCCCCCGCCCCGGACGATCCGGGCGCCGTCGCGATCATCTGGGCGGACTGGCAGTCGTGCTCGGAGTCGGCCGAAGAGCTGCTCGACCCCGTACGGGCCCAGTACAAGGAGTGCTTCGTCGTCGTCCGCTGCTCCTTCGAGGGGCGGACGTACTCCCGCTGCGTCTATATCTGGGTGGACAAGGACTTCGCCATCGCCCGCGGCCTGCACCAGGGCTACCCGAAGAAGCTCGGCTCGATCCACCAGACCCGCCCGCACCCGTACGGGCGCGGTGCCCCCCGCATCGCCGAAGGCGGCCGCTTCGGCGCGACCCTGGCCGCCGCCGACCGCCGCCTGGCCGAGGCCGTGGTGACCCTCCGCGCCCCGTCCGAGACGAACGGCTTCGTCAACGGTCATCCCATGGCGCACCACCGCTTCCTGCCGTCCATCGAGCCGGGCGGGGCGCCGGCGCTGGACGAGCTGATCGAGTCCGGCGCGGCCGGCTTCGAGGCCGGGCCCGCCTGGACGGGCGAGGCCGAGCTCCGCCTCTTCGACTCCCCCACGGAGGAGCTGTCCCGCCTGGAGATCGTCGAGCCCATCGGCGCGTACTACCGCCAGGTGGGCGTCGTCTGGAACGGCGGCCGCCGCCTGGCCTAG
- a CDS encoding GNAT family N-acetyltransferase: MTEPGLTWRRVTEADFGLLREWLARPHVARWWNHETSPEAVMRDFGPAARGEEPSEDLLALLDGAPVGLLQCCLLADYPEYVAELAPLVDVPAGAMSIDYLVGDPDRIGRGLGTRMIASVLDRIWAVHPSATCVIVPVAAANRRSWRALEKAGLRRIAEGEMEPDNPVDGPAHFLYRADRPSAPRAVPGTGA; the protein is encoded by the coding sequence GTGACGGAACCCGGCCTCACCTGGCGGCGCGTGACCGAGGCGGACTTCGGGCTGCTGCGCGAGTGGCTGGCCCGGCCGCACGTCGCGCGGTGGTGGAACCACGAGACCTCGCCCGAGGCCGTGATGCGCGACTTCGGCCCCGCGGCCCGGGGCGAGGAGCCCTCCGAGGACCTCCTGGCGCTCCTGGACGGCGCGCCGGTCGGCCTGCTCCAGTGCTGCCTGCTCGCCGACTACCCGGAGTACGTCGCCGAGCTGGCGCCGCTCGTCGACGTCCCGGCCGGGGCCATGTCCATCGACTACCTGGTGGGCGACCCGGACCGCATCGGACGGGGCCTCGGCACGCGGATGATCGCCTCGGTCCTGGACCGGATCTGGGCCGTCCATCCGTCCGCGACCTGCGTCATCGTTCCCGTCGCGGCGGCGAACCGCCGGTCCTGGCGCGCCCTGGAGAAGGCGGGCCTGCGCAGGATCGCCGAGGGCGAGATGGAGCCTGACAACCCTGTCGACGGCCCTGCCCATTTCCTGTACCGCGCCGACCGCCCATCGGCGCCCCGCGCCGTGCCGGGGACCGGGGCATAG
- a CDS encoding GNAT family N-acetyltransferase: MFAIPLGDGAELRPLEPWQAEEFLAHIDRGRAYIGAHVGLPDVAADLESARDWLRSYADKAAADSGRLYGIWLDGVLVGGVLFRVFDAGAGTCEAGCWLEPDATGRGLATRAAAVIIDWAVRERGIHRVEWQVSSENTASINVARRLGMTRDGVLRENYPFRGVRQTTEVWSVLAPEWPPIRV, encoded by the coding sequence ATGTTCGCGATTCCCCTCGGCGACGGAGCCGAGCTGCGGCCCCTGGAACCCTGGCAGGCCGAGGAGTTCCTCGCCCACATCGACCGCGGGCGCGCGTACATCGGCGCGCACGTGGGGCTCCCCGACGTCGCCGCCGACCTGGAGTCCGCGCGGGACTGGCTCCGCTCCTACGCCGACAAGGCCGCCGCCGACTCCGGCCGTCTCTACGGCATCTGGCTCGACGGGGTCCTCGTGGGCGGCGTGCTGTTCCGGGTCTTCGACGCCGGCGCGGGGACCTGCGAGGCGGGCTGCTGGCTGGAGCCGGACGCCACCGGGCGCGGCCTGGCCACCCGCGCCGCCGCTGTGATCATCGACTGGGCGGTCCGGGAGCGCGGGATCCACCGGGTGGAGTGGCAGGTGTCGTCGGAGAACACGGCGAGCATCAACGTGGCCCGGCGGCTCGGCATGACCCGCGACGGCGTCCTGCGGGAGAACTATCCGTTCCGGGGCGTGCGGCAGACCACCGAGGTGTGGTCGGTGCTCGCCCCCGAGTGGCCGCCGATCCGGGTGTAG
- a CDS encoding APC family permease: protein MAIDEVESPSSPETGRRRIGVPEIVFFVVAASAPLTVAAGGLPTSFAVTGVVGIPLLYVVLAVLLTVFTGGYAAMSRSIANAGAFYAYITHGLGRVAGVGAAFVALISYNTMQTGLYGLFGFTTADLLKSKLSLDLPWWAVALAGVAVVAVLGFRRIDLNARVLGVLLAIEFLTVLVFDLAQVADAPSGVSLGPLGLDAASSGAVGAAFCFAMASFMGFEAAALYSEECRDPRRTVSRATYIAVAVIGVFYAFTAWAMTVGTGSSQIIARSQKDGPGLVFALAEEHVGKIFADLAQIFLVTSVFAALLSFHNAVARYFFSLGREGVLPSPLSRTHARHGSPHVGSVTQTALAAAVVVVFAVSGKDPVLTLFNWFTNLGALGVILLLALTSAAVVAYFARDHRGENPWNRLVAPAIAAIGLGAVFVVSLLNFDALLGAEKGSSLTWVLPGLIFLAAAGGVAFAAYLRTARPAVYTRIGGHSGASTDHTSVVCRTPRNG, encoded by the coding sequence ATGGCGATCGACGAAGTCGAGTCCCCCTCCTCCCCGGAAACCGGGCGACGGCGCATCGGCGTCCCCGAGATCGTGTTCTTCGTCGTCGCCGCGTCGGCGCCGCTCACCGTCGCCGCCGGCGGCCTGCCGACCTCCTTCGCCGTCACCGGCGTGGTCGGCATCCCGCTGCTGTACGTCGTCCTCGCCGTCCTGCTCACCGTCTTCACCGGCGGGTACGCCGCGATGAGCCGGTCGATCGCCAACGCCGGCGCCTTCTACGCCTACATCACCCACGGGCTCGGGCGCGTCGCCGGGGTCGGCGCCGCGTTCGTCGCCCTCATCTCCTACAACACCATGCAGACCGGCCTCTACGGGCTGTTCGGCTTCACCACGGCCGATCTGCTGAAGTCCAAGCTGAGCCTTGACCTGCCCTGGTGGGCGGTCGCGCTGGCCGGGGTCGCGGTGGTCGCGGTCCTCGGCTTCCGCCGCATCGACCTGAACGCGCGCGTCCTCGGCGTCCTCCTCGCGATCGAGTTCCTGACCGTCCTGGTCTTCGACCTCGCGCAGGTGGCCGACGCCCCGTCCGGGGTGTCCCTCGGCCCGCTCGGCTTGGACGCGGCGAGCTCGGGCGCGGTCGGCGCGGCGTTCTGCTTCGCGATGGCCAGCTTCATGGGCTTCGAGGCCGCCGCCCTCTACAGCGAGGAGTGCCGCGACCCCCGCCGGACGGTCAGCCGCGCCACCTACATCGCGGTCGCCGTCATCGGCGTGTTCTACGCCTTCACCGCCTGGGCGATGACCGTCGGCACCGGCTCGTCCCAGATCATCGCGCGGTCGCAGAAGGACGGCCCCGGGCTCGTGTTCGCCCTCGCCGAGGAGCACGTCGGCAAGATCTTCGCGGACCTGGCCCAGATCTTCCTCGTCACCAGCGTCTTCGCGGCGCTGCTGTCGTTCCACAACGCCGTGGCGCGGTACTTCTTCTCGCTGGGCCGCGAGGGCGTCCTCCCGTCCCCGCTGAGCCGCACCCACGCCCGGCACGGGTCCCCGCACGTGGGGTCGGTGACCCAGACCGCCCTGGCCGCGGCCGTGGTGGTCGTGTTCGCCGTGTCCGGCAAGGACCCCGTCCTCACCCTCTTCAACTGGTTCACGAACCTGGGCGCCCTCGGGGTGATCCTCCTGCTGGCCCTCACCTCGGCCGCCGTCGTCGCGTACTTCGCGCGCGACCACCGGGGCGAGAACCCGTGGAACCGCCTCGTCGCCCCCGCGATCGCCGCCATCGGCCTCGGCGCCGTGTTCGTCGTCAGCCTGCTCAACTTCGACGCCCTCCTCGGCGCCGAGAAGGGCTCGTCGCTCACCTGGGTCCTGCCCGGGCTGATCTTCCTGGCCGCGGCCGGGGGCGTGGCCTTCGCGGCGTACCTCCGCACGGCCCGCCCGGCGGTCTACACCCGGATCGGCGGCCACTCGGGGGCGAGCACCGACCACACCTCGGTGGTCTGCCGCACGCCCCGGAACGGATAG
- a CDS encoding MarR family winged helix-turn-helix transcriptional regulator — MTGHHTLQETEQAIQRRLGDVPLRHDAMMAVSNIYRAAAAIRQHFESSVLRGADLTWTSFVVLWVVWIWDEMETRHVAEEAGISKGTLTGVVKTLEGRGLIERGSHATDGRLVLLRLTDKGHELMCGLFPAFNAEEAFVVERLDEDGNRALAQTLRSVVEHLEEEGDARRAALRAASPPPPRRSGRRPRG; from the coding sequence GTGACCGGGCATCACACACTGCAAGAGACCGAGCAGGCCATCCAGCGGCGGCTCGGTGACGTGCCGCTGCGCCACGACGCGATGATGGCGGTCTCCAACATCTACCGGGCCGCCGCGGCGATCCGGCAGCATTTCGAGAGCTCGGTGCTGCGCGGCGCCGACCTGACCTGGACCTCCTTCGTCGTGCTCTGGGTGGTGTGGATCTGGGACGAGATGGAGACGCGCCACGTCGCCGAGGAGGCGGGCATCTCCAAGGGGACGCTGACCGGCGTCGTGAAGACGCTGGAGGGGCGGGGCCTCATCGAGCGGGGCTCGCACGCGACCGACGGGCGGCTCGTCCTGCTGCGGCTGACCGACAAAGGCCACGAGCTGATGTGCGGGCTGTTCCCGGCCTTCAACGCCGAGGAGGCGTTCGTGGTCGAGCGGCTGGACGAGGACGGGAACCGGGCCCTGGCGCAGACCCTCCGGTCGGTCGTCGAGCACCTGGAGGAGGAAGGCGACGCCCGGCGCGCGGCGCTGCGGGCCGCGTCCCCGCCGCCGCCGCGCCGCTCCGGCCGCCGCCCCCGCGGCTGA